A genome region from Arachis duranensis cultivar V14167 chromosome 8, aradu.V14167.gnm2.J7QH, whole genome shotgun sequence includes the following:
- the LOC107460599 gene encoding rust resistance kinase Lr10-like, whose product MDSYLILVSTFLLACFGVVHVVHGSNTDTTCPDFLCGNQEIRFPFRIKGRRQSQSCGYPGFDLVCSGTSDDEELFLELPESFNVIHIDYTKQTIELTPPSTCLPKQLHSLTNISVLVFPFQRMLVEKGDDYHFFNCSPVAMDTYINNDIMIPCLSSSTSQVYAISSWHSIHDLTILFPCTKMFNISSLPDALVPALKDTLVLFWSEPSCQQCESEGKRCSWNNSTKNQPDCLVNVIHKGSVLGSFFLVLLTGAIYYIYDTCIMQKEKQAIIEKFLEDYRAQKPTRYSYTEIKRITNNFGYKLGEGAYGTVFKGSISKEFPIAVKMLNNSQGNGEEFVNEVGIIGRIHHVNIVRLVGFCADGFRRALVYEFLPNSSLQKFINLPDNKQNFLGWKKLQEIVLGVAKGIEYLHQGCDQRILHFDIKPQNVLLDHNFTPKICDFGLAKLCSKDQSVVSMTAARGTLGYIAPEVFSRNFGNVSYKSDVYSYGMMLLETIGGKKITEDIEENSSHVYYPEWMHSILEETDEMRIHIEDEGDAKIAKKLATVGLWCIQWHAVDRPSMQTVLQMLEGDQDTLAIPPNPFASTGPSRKYAKIGVAARQITQDLEVIQELD is encoded by the exons ATGGATAGTTATTTGATCTTAGTCTCCACTTTCCTCCTTGCTTGCTTTGGTGTAGTTCATGTTGTGCATGGCTCTAATACTGATACTACCTGTCCGGATTTCTTGTGCGGAAATCAAGAAATTCGGTTTCCTTTTAGAATCAAAGGCCGTCGTCAGTCACAAAGCTGTGGCTATCCGGGCTTTGATTTGGTTTGCTCAGGTACTAGTGATGATGAAGAACTGTTTCTTGAGCTCCCTGAATCATTCAATGTCATACACATTGACTATACAAAACAAACAATTGAATTAACCCCTCCATCTACCTGCCTTCCAAAGCAGCTCCATAGCCTCACTAATATCTCTGTCTTAGTTTTCCCTTTCCAGCGCATGCTAGTTGAGAAGGGTGATGACTATCACTTCTTCAACTGTTCACCAGTGGCAATGGACACATATATAAACAATGACATCATGATTCCATGCCTAAGCAGCTCAACCAGTCAAGTATATGCCATTTCATCTTGGCATTCTATCCATGACCTGACAATCCTGTTTCCTTGCACCAAAATGTTCAATATTTCATCCCTCCCAGATGCACTTGTTCCAGCTCTGAAAGATACTCTTGTTTTGTTTTGGTCTGAACCAAGCTGTCAACAATGTGAATCGGAGGGGAAAAGGTGCAGCTGGAACAACAGCACCAAGAATCAACCCGATTGTCTTGTTAATGTCATCCACAAGG GATCAGTACTTGGATCATTTTTCCTTGTCCTCTTGACCGGAGCGATTTATTACATCTATGACACTTGCATAatgcaaaaggaaaaacaagcaattattgaaaaatttcTTGAAGATTACAGAGCCCAAAAGCCAACCAGATATTCTTATACTGAAATCAAGAGAATCACCAACAACTTTGGGTACAAGTTAGGAGAGGGCGCCTATGGAACTGTCTTCAAAGGAAGCATCTCAAAAGAATTTCCTATTGCGGTGAAAATGCTGAATAATTCCCAGGGAAATGGGGAGGAGTTTGTTAATGAAGTTGGTATAATTGGTAGAATCCACCATGTCAATATTGTCCGGTTGGTTGGTTTCTGTGCTGATGGGTTCAGAAGAGCTCTTGTCTATGAATTCTTGCCGAATTCTTCGCTGCAGAAGTTCATAAATTTGCCCGACAACAAGCAAAACTTTTTGGGCTGGAAGAAGTTGCAAGAGATTGTTCTAGGTGTAGCTAAAGGAATTGAGTATCTTCACCAAGGTTGTGATCAACGCATTCTCCATTTTGATATCAAACCTCAAAATGTGTTGCTAGATCACAACTTCACTCCAAAAATTTGTGATTTTGGTCTAGCTAAATTATGTTCCAAGGATCAAAGTGTAGTGTCAATGACAGCAGCTAGAGGAACTTTGGGGTACATTGCGCCTGAAGTTTTCTCAAGAAACTTTGGAAATGTATCTTACAAGTCTGATGTTTACAGTTATGGAATGATGCTGCTAGAAACAATTGGAGGGAAGAAGATCACAGAGGATATAGAAGAAAACAGTAGCCATGTTTACTATCCAGAATGGATGCATAGTATTTTAGAAGAGACTGATGAAATGAGAATTCATATTGAAGATGAAGGAGATGCTAAAATTGCTAAGAAACTAGCAACAGTGGGACTTTGGTGCATCCAATGGCATGCAGTGGATCGACCATCAATGCAGACAGTGCTTCAAATGTTGGAAGGAGACCAAGACACATTAGCAATACCTCCTAATCCTTTTGCTTCCACAGGGCCTTCAAGAAAATATGCTAAAATTGGTGTGGCTGCAAGACAAATTACCCAAGATTTAGAAGTGATCCAAGAATTAGATTGA
- the LOC107460600 gene encoding rust resistance kinase Lr10 produces the protein MDFSLIGVLFMFCFNVELALASDTCQVLSCGNQEIRFPFRIKGRQPQNCGYPGFDLVCTDSNETLIELHDSLNFSVNKIDYRKQTIELSYPHNGCFPRLLHSLKLSASPFNFNMKADDYYGDYYFFNCSALERDYMEGYFIQCLSTSASSIYAIPSSSKIEYLPLSFCTKMFNVSSVPRIFVIEDAHLHLKWSEPDCGHCESKGNRCSWNRTKNEFSCLDNHKGPSTALVTTGSVLGSFFLILLTGAIYYIYDTCIIQKEKEAIIEKFLEDYRAQKPTRYSYAEIKRITNNFGDKLGEGAYGTVFKGSISKEFTVAVKMLNNSQGNGEEFVNEVGIIGKIHHVNIVRLVGFCADGFRRALIYEFLPNSSLQKFINSPDNKQNFLGWKKLQEIALGVAKGIEYLHQGCDQRILHFDIKPQNVLLDHNFTPKICDFGLAKLCSKDQSVVSMTAARGTLGYIAPEVFSRNFGNVSYKSDVYSYGMMLLETIGGKKITEDVEENSSHIYYPEWIHNLLEEKEEMRIHIEDEGDAKIAKQLATVGLWCIQWHAVDRPSMQTVLQMLEGDQDTLPIPPNPFASTGPSRKYSKIGVPARQIIQDLEVIQELD, from the exons ATGGATTTTTCTTTGATTGGAGTTTTGTTCATGTTCTGCTTCAATGTAGAGTTAGCACTAGCCTCTGATACATGTCAAGTTTTGTCATGTGGAAATCAAGAAATCCGGTTCCCTTTCAGAATCAAAGGCCGGCAGCCGCAAAACTGTGGCTACCCGGGCTTTGATCTGGTTTGCACAGACAGTAATGAGACTCTCATTGAGCTCCATGATTCACTGAATTTCAGTGTCAACAAGATTGACTATAGAAAGCAAACAATTGAGTTATCATATCCTCATAACGGTTGCTTTCCTAGGCTTCTTCATAGCCTCAAACTTTCAGCTTCACCTTTCAACTTCAACATGAAAGCTGATGATTACTATGGTGACTATTATTTCTTTAACTGTTCAGCACTTGAAAGAGATTACATGGAAGGTTACTTCATTCAATGCCTAAGCACCTCGGCTAGTAGCATATATGCAATTCCATCTAGTTCAAAAATCGAGTACTTGCCTCTCTCATTCTGCACCAAAATGTTCAATGTTTCATCAGTCCCGAGAATATTCGTTATTGAGGATGCTCATCTTCATCTGAAATGGTCTGAACCAGACTGTGGACATTGTGAATCAAAAGGGAACAGGTGTAGTTGGAATAGGACAAAGAATGAATTCAGTTGTTTAGACAACCATAAAG GACCATCAACAGCTCTGGTAACAACAG GATCAGTACTGGGATCATTTTTCCTTATCCTGCTAACCGGTGCGATTTACTACATCTATGATACTTGCataatacaaaaagaaaaagaagcaattattgaaaaatttcTTGAAGACTACAGAGCTCAAAAGCCAACCAGGTACTCTTATGCTGAAATCAAGAGAATTACCAATAACTTCGGCGACAAGTTAGGAGAGGGAGCCTATGGAACTGTCTTCAAAGGAAGCATCTCAAAAGAATTTACTGTTGCTGTGAAAATGCTGAATAATTCCCAGGGAAATGGGGAAGAGTTTGTCAATGAAGTTGGTATAATTGGTAAAATCCACCATGTCAATATTGTCCGGTTGGTTGGTTTTTGTGCTGATGGGTTCAGAAGAGCTCTTATCTATGAGTTCTTGCCGAATTCTTCGCTGCAGAAGTTCATAAATTCGCCGGACAACAAGCAAAACTTTTTGGGCTGGAAGAAGTTGCAAGAAATTGCTTTAGGTGTAGCTAAAGGTATTGAGTATCTTCACCAAGGTTGTGATCAACGTATTCTCCATTTTGATATCAAGCCTCAAAATGTGTTGCTAGACCACAATTTTACTCCTAaaatttgtgattttggtttagCTAAATTATGTTCCAAGGATCAAAGTGTAGTGTCAATGACAGCAGCTAGAGGAACTTTGGGATACATTGCGCCCGAAGTTTTCTCAAGAAACTTTGGAAATGTATCTTACAAGTCTGATGTTTATAGCTACGGAATGATGTTGCTTGAAACAATTGGAGGGAAAAAGATAACGGAGGATGTAGAAGAAAATAGCAGCCATATTTACTACCCTGAATGGATTCATAATCTTTtggaagagaaggaagaaatgaGAATTCATATTGAAGATGAAGGGGATGCTAAAATTGCTAAGCAGCTAGCAACAGTGGGGCTTTGGTGCATCCAATGGCATGCAGTGGATCGACCATCAATGCAGACAGTGCTTCAAATGTTGGAGGGAGACCAAGACACATTACCAATACCTCCTAATCCTTTTGCTTCCACAGGGCCTTCAagaaaatattctaaaattgGTGTGCCTGCAAGACAGATTATCCAAGATTTAGAAGTGATCCAAGAATTAGACTGA